A genomic window from Pseudomonas cavernicola includes:
- a CDS encoding glutathione S-transferase family protein, producing the protein MIDLYTAATPNGHKISIALEELGLPYQVQVLSFDKQEQKTPAFLKINPNGRIPAIVDRANDNFAVFESGAILIYLAELTGQLMPQDVKGRSRVIQWLMFQMGGVGPMQGQANVFFRYFPEKLQGPIDRYQHETRRLYEVLNTHLSEVEYLAGEYSIADIATFPWVRLYDWAGVSVEGLEHLQRWLAAIDERPAVQRGLLVPKPMEEDAEKLVKSGQAMLVR; encoded by the coding sequence ATGATCGACCTGTACACCGCCGCTACCCCCAATGGCCACAAGATTTCCATCGCGCTTGAGGAACTCGGCCTGCCTTACCAGGTGCAGGTGCTGAGCTTCGACAAGCAAGAGCAGAAGACCCCGGCGTTTCTGAAGATCAATCCCAACGGGCGGATTCCGGCCATCGTTGATCGGGCCAATGACAATTTCGCTGTGTTCGAGTCTGGCGCCATCCTCATCTACCTGGCCGAGTTGACCGGCCAACTGATGCCGCAGGACGTCAAAGGCCGCTCACGGGTGATCCAGTGGCTGATGTTCCAAATGGGCGGTGTCGGCCCCATGCAGGGCCAGGCCAATGTGTTTTTCCGCTATTTCCCGGAGAAGCTGCAGGGCCCGATCGACCGCTATCAGCATGAAACCCGCCGCCTATACGAAGTACTCAATACCCACCTGAGTGAAGTGGAGTACCTGGCCGGTGAGTACAGCATTGCCGACATCGCTACCTTCCCCTGGGTGCGGTTGTATGACTGGGCCGGTGTTTCGGTCGAGGGATTGGAGCACCTGCAGCGCTGGCTAGCAGCCATCGACGAGCGGCCGGCGGTGCAGCGCGGTTTGCTGGTGCCGAAACCTATGGAAGAGGACGCCGAAAAACTGGTGAAGTCCGGCCAAGCCATGCTGGTTCGATGA
- a CDS encoding alpha/beta hydrolase yields the protein MNIPFEEVRLSLPHIELAAHVFGPQDGQPVIALHGWLDNAMSFARLAPKLDGLRIVALDFAGHGHSDHRPAGGSYALWDYAHDVLQVAEQFGWQRFSLLGHSMGAIVSVLLAGAMPERVERLALIDGLIPYTGEAETAPEKLGEALKAQMALAGKRKPVYEKFERAVEARMKGVGAVTREAAELLAQRGLMPVPGGYTWRTDSRLTLPSPLRLTRAHTQAFIQRLSCPVSLVLAERGMLLEQPRFTDMLKGLPFELHQLAGGHHLHLDDEAGAQAVADCFNRFFAVP from the coding sequence ATGAACATACCTTTCGAAGAAGTCCGCCTGAGCCTGCCGCATATCGAACTGGCGGCCCATGTGTTCGGCCCGCAAGACGGTCAGCCGGTGATTGCCCTGCACGGCTGGCTGGATAACGCCATGAGCTTCGCCCGCTTGGCGCCCAAGCTGGATGGTCTGCGCATCGTGGCGCTGGACTTCGCTGGGCATGGCCATTCCGATCACCGCCCGGCGGGAGGCAGCTATGCGCTTTGGGATTACGCCCACGATGTGCTGCAAGTAGCTGAACAGTTCGGTTGGCAGCGTTTCTCACTGCTCGGTCACTCCATGGGCGCGATTGTTTCGGTGTTGCTGGCAGGTGCGATGCCGGAGCGAGTCGAGCGTCTGGCCCTGATCGACGGGCTGATCCCCTACACCGGCGAAGCCGAGACCGCGCCGGAAAAACTCGGTGAAGCGCTCAAGGCGCAGATGGCCTTGGCCGGCAAACGCAAACCGGTGTACGAGAAGTTTGAGCGAGCGGTGGAAGCGCGCATGAAAGGCGTCGGCGCGGTGACCCGCGAAGCCGCCGAGCTGTTGGCACAGCGCGGCTTGATGCCGGTGCCCGGTGGCTACACTTGGCGTACCGACAGCCGTCTGACCTTGCCATCGCCCCTGCGCCTGACTCGCGCCCACACCCAGGCGTTCATTCAGCGGTTGAGCTGCCCGGTCAGCCTGGTGCTGGCCGAGCGGGGCATGCTGCTGGAACAACCGCGTTTTACCGATATGCTCAAGGGCTTGCCGTTCGAGTTGCATCAACTGGCCGGTGGGCACCATCTGCATCTGGATGACGAGGCGGGTGCCCAGGCCGTAGCAGACTGTTTCAATCGGTTCTTCGCTGTGCCTTGA
- a CDS encoding alpha/beta fold hydrolase, giving the protein MSQQVFFAHANGFPSATYGKLFAALAPAYQVQHLQQHGHDPRFPVNDNWSNLVDELLHHLQGQAEPVWGVGHSLGGVLHYHAALLRPELYRGVVMLDSPVLTLADRLVIRAAKRFGFIDRITPAGRTLGRREEFADLAEARSYFSAKSLFRRFDPECLDAYVQHGLHNTGESLRLRFDPATEISIYRSVPHTSPGRPQQLKVPLAMIRGRHSRVVLPHHTRLIRRVPQGEYLTLPGGHMFPLERPQDTAELLKQLFSRWHGRRAEQESA; this is encoded by the coding sequence ATGTCGCAGCAGGTGTTTTTTGCCCATGCCAATGGCTTTCCCTCGGCCACTTACGGCAAGTTATTTGCTGCTTTGGCGCCGGCTTATCAGGTGCAGCACTTGCAGCAGCACGGCCATGATCCGCGCTTCCCGGTCAACGACAACTGGAGCAACCTGGTCGACGAGTTGCTGCATCATCTACAGGGGCAAGCTGAGCCGGTCTGGGGTGTCGGGCATTCTCTGGGCGGGGTGCTGCATTATCACGCCGCCCTGCTGCGTCCGGAGCTTTACCGTGGCGTGGTGATGCTCGACTCGCCGGTGCTGACTCTGGCCGACCGCCTGGTCATTCGCGCGGCCAAACGCTTTGGTTTTATCGACCGCATCACTCCGGCCGGCCGCACCCTGGGTCGCCGCGAAGAGTTCGCCGACCTGGCCGAGGCGCGTAGCTATTTTTCCGCCAAGTCGCTGTTCCGCCGTTTCGATCCTGAATGCCTGGACGCCTATGTGCAGCACGGCCTGCACAACACTGGCGAGAGCCTGCGCTTGCGTTTCGATCCGGCTACCGAGATCAGCATCTACCGTAGCGTGCCGCATACCAGTCCGGGGCGGCCGCAGCAGCTCAAGGTGCCGTTGGCGATGATTCGTGGGCGCCATAGCCGCGTGGTGCTGCCGCACCACACCCGGTTGATTCGGCGGGTGCCGCAGGGCGAATACTTGACGTTGCCCGGCGGCCATATGTTCCCCCTGGAACGCCCGCAAGACACCGCCGAGTTGCTGAAACAACTCTTCAGCCGTTGGCATGGCCGTAGGGCTGAGCAGGAGTCTGCATGA
- a CDS encoding LysE family translocator, with protein MQETSVLLTLTAVFAVALVSPGPDVALVVRTALHQGRRAGLLSALGLACGILVHGTLVLAGVSVLLGRSPLLFGLLQLLGACYLGWLGYGALCAFLRRGASGGLDGTLAPSRLGPWLRGLATNLLNPKALVFFLALLSSLIPADISLAGKVAVASMLFGMGLGWFSLLSVILTQPAMQRRLLRAVPAIDALCGLVFLLVALGIVLSNPWLRSAFTAS; from the coding sequence ATGCAGGAGACGTCCGTCTTGCTGACGCTCACGGCTGTGTTCGCCGTGGCCCTGGTCAGCCCTGGCCCCGATGTGGCTTTGGTGGTGCGCACCGCGTTGCATCAAGGGCGGCGCGCCGGCCTGCTCAGCGCGCTGGGCCTGGCCTGCGGCATTCTGGTGCATGGCACTCTGGTGCTGGCCGGGGTGTCGGTATTACTTGGTCGATCTCCGCTGTTATTTGGCCTGCTGCAGTTGCTCGGCGCCTGCTATCTCGGTTGGCTAGGGTACGGCGCCTTGTGCGCTTTCCTGCGGCGTGGGGCGTCGGGCGGCCTGGACGGCACGCTCGCGCCATCCCGACTAGGGCCCTGGCTACGAGGGCTGGCCACCAATCTGCTGAACCCCAAGGCATTGGTGTTTTTTCTGGCGCTGTTGTCCAGCTTGATTCCGGCAGATATCTCGCTGGCCGGTAAAGTGGCGGTGGCAAGCATGCTGTTTGGCATGGGCCTTGGCTGGTTCAGCCTGCTCAGCGTGATTCTGACGCAGCCGGCCATGCAGCGCCGATTGTTGCGTGCGGTGCCGGCCATCGATGCGTTGTGCGGTCTGGTCTTCCTGCTGGTGGCCCTGGGGATCGTGTTGAGCAACCCCTGGCTGCGGAGTGCGTTCACCGCGTCATAG
- a CDS encoding AraC family transcriptional regulator: MEQINHFSSALPGVRLIDAEYHRFAFPRHFHLEYHIGLLLQGRQRYVYRGERHLAGAGDTLLMTPESIHDGASLPGEGYRIRVLALDPRWLEQASRSLSDGRQGAPRLTTAILRNPGLQLDLHNLHGAMRTGSRLSQESLLLQAMAGLLGLASTLRVVELEQGFAPRRWGQIREWLESRLDQPPSLEELAAFCELSPWQTLRRFSRQCGLPPHQWLTQLRLERALPLVLGGMPLSDIAVQLGFYDQAHFTRLFRRTYGLPPARLRAQL; encoded by the coding sequence ATGGAACAGATCAACCACTTCAGCAGCGCGTTGCCCGGCGTGCGTCTTATCGACGCCGAATACCACCGTTTTGCATTTCCCCGACATTTCCATCTGGAATATCACATCGGCTTGCTGCTGCAGGGCCGTCAGCGCTACGTCTATCGCGGTGAGCGGCACCTGGCGGGGGCTGGCGATACGCTGCTGATGACTCCGGAAAGCATCCATGATGGCGCCAGTCTGCCCGGCGAAGGTTATCGAATCCGGGTGCTGGCGCTCGATCCGCGGTGGCTGGAGCAGGCCAGCCGCAGCTTGAGTGACGGCCGTCAGGGGGCGCCGCGGCTGACCACGGCCATCCTGCGGAACCCTGGCTTGCAGTTGGATTTGCATAACCTGCATGGGGCCATGCGCACTGGCTCGCGATTGTCGCAGGAAAGCCTGCTGTTGCAGGCCATGGCGGGTTTGCTTGGGCTGGCCTCGACTTTACGCGTCGTCGAGCTCGAGCAGGGTTTCGCGCCGAGGCGCTGGGGGCAGATCCGCGAGTGGCTGGAGTCGCGCCTCGATCAGCCACCCTCACTGGAGGAACTGGCGGCTTTCTGTGAACTGAGTCCGTGGCAGACCCTGCGGCGTTTCAGCCGCCAGTGTGGCTTGCCGCCGCACCAATGGCTGACTCAACTGCGTCTCGAACGGGCCTTGCCGCTGGTGCTTGGCGGCATGCCTCTAAGTGATATCGCCGTACAGCTCGGCTTCTACGATCAGGCGCATTTCACTCGTCTGTTTCGCCGCACCTATGGTTTGCCGCCCGCTCGCCTGCGCGCGCAGCTCTAA